The Pyxidicoccus xibeiensis genome includes the window CGCCGCGGAGAACGTGTGCCCGTCCGTGAGGACGTAGACCTCCTTGTCCCCGTACCGGCCCGCGGGGAGGTACGCGGGCGTGTGGAGCTGCTCCGTCCCCCGGCCCTTCCACACCGTGTCGAGCACGTGGGTGGGCTCCGGCAACAGCCAGCCCAGGTACATCGCCACCAGCTCCCCATCGCCTCCGCCATTCCCGCGCAGGTCGATGATGAGCGCGTCCGTCCCGGACAGCAGCCGCATGGCGGCCGTCGCGGCGTCTCCGCCGAACTCCACCTCTGGGAAGCTCGTCAGCCGCAGGTAGCCCACGTTGCCGTCCAGCCGCTCCACCCGGTTGACGCCATACGCGTCGCGGTGGGCCAGCTTCCGCCTTCGCTCCTTGCGCTGGGCACGGAAGGCCTGCACCTCCGGCGGGGCGGGCTCCCACGGCAGGCCCAGGTTCTTCGGAACGGGCTGGGGGCTGAAGATGACGATGAAGTGCGCGTCCTGGCCGTCCCGCACGAGGTGCTCGGTGAGGACGTCCGCCAGCTGCCGGCCCCCGGTGATGGCGTCGTAGTCCCCGCGCTTGACCCGCGAGCGCAGCAGCCGCTCCGCGAGTGCGGCCTTCTCGGTCGAGTAGTGGCGCGTGCGCACCTGGGTGATGACCGCCTCCAGGATGCGACCGCGCGCCTTCGCGTCCAGCACCACGTCAGCCGGTGCGTCTGCCCCCGCGGCGAGGCCAGGGACGACGAGCAGGCAGAGCAACAGCAGGTGCCACGGTCGCAAGGACATGAGGGCTCCAGGGGAGGGCAACTGGACGCACGCGCCACCCGGGGAATGAAACGTCAGGAGCTCCACGCCATACCGGCGCCCGGGGGCGAGCCCCGAGGGGAGTGGGTTCCGGGCGGTACGGGTCCTCGTCGGCGGGCCGCCTCACGGCCGTGAAGGCGGGCTCATTCTGGCGGACAATCCTGGTTATCTGCTGTGCACAGGACCGCATGGGGCGGTTCCGCCGGGGTCAAACGGCCTTGCCATCCGTCGGTTTCTGCGCAATGAGGGCCCCGCGCTGACGCCTGTCTGTAAAGGCCGTCTCCCTCGTCCCAATCGGAGCCTCGATGAAGATCCACGAGTACCAGGGCAAGGAAATCTTCCGGAAGTATGGCGTGCCCACGCCGAAGGGCATCCTCGCGCTCTCGCCCAACGAGGCGGAAGCCGCTGCCAAGCAGCTCGGCACGCCCGTGGTCGTCGTGAAGGCCCAGATCCACGCGGGCGGTCGCGGCAAGGGCGGTGGCGTGAAGCTCGCCAAGAGCCCCGCCGAGGCGAAGGACCTCGCCAAGCAGATGCTGGGCATGAAGCTGAAGACCATCCAGACCGGGCCGGAAGGCCAGACGGTCCACAAGGTCTACATCGAGGAAGGCCTCGCCATCGGCCAGGAGCTGTACCTCGGCGTGACGCTGGACCGCGCCACCAGCCGCGTCACCTTCATGGCCTCCCGCGAGGGCGGCGTGGAGATCGAGGAAGTGGCGGAGAAGCACCCCGAGAAGATCCTCCGCGAGGCGGTGGACCCGGCGGTGGGCTTCACCGACTTCCAGGGCCGCAAGCTGGCCTTCGGCCTGGGCCTCACCGGCCCCACGGTGAACAAGTTCGTCCAGTTCTGCTCCTCGCTCTACCGGATGTTCATGGAGACGGACGCCTCCATCGTGGAGGTCAACCCGCTCGTCATCCTGAAGGACGGCGGCGTGGTGGCGCTCGACGCGAAGGTGAACTTCGACGAGAACGCGCTCTACCGGCACAAGGAGCTGCTGGAGTACCGCGACCTCGCCGAGGAGGAGCCCCGTGAGACGCAGGCCAAGGAGTGGGACCTGGCCTACATCGCGCTCGACGGCAACATCGGCTGCATGGTGAACGGCGCCGGCCTGGCCATGGCCACCATGGACACCATCAAGCTGGTGGGCGGTGCGCCGGCCAACTTCCTGGACGTGGGCGGCGGCGCGAGCAAGGAGAAGGTCACCGCGGCCTTCAAGCTCATCCTCGCCGACCCGGCCGTGAAGGCCGTGCTCGTGAACATCTTCGGCGGCATCATGAAGTGCGACGTCATCGCCGAGGGCATCATCGCCGCGGCGAAGGAGGTCAAGCTCCAGGTCCCGCTCGTGGTCCGGCTGGAAGGCACCAACGTGGAGAAGGGCAAGGAGCTGCTGCGCAACTCCGGCCTTGCCATCACCCCGGCGGACAACCTGCGACAGGCGGCCGAGAAGGCCGTCGCGGCCATCAAGTAGTCCGGCGCACTCCGTCGCCAACAACTTCCTGAAGGAGCGCCATGAGCATCCTCGTCAACGAAAACACGAAGGTGGTCTGTCAGGGCATCACCGGCTCTGCGGGCTCGTTCCATTCGAAGCAGATGATGGAGTACGGCACCAAGCTCGTGGCCGGCGTGACGCCGGGCAAGGGCGGCACCGACTTCGAGGGCAAGGTCCCCGTGTTCAACACGGTGGCTGACGCCGTGAAGCAGGCGGGCGCCAACACCTCCGTCATCTTCGTCCCGCCTCCCTTCGCCGCCGACTCCATCATGGAGGCCGCCGACGCGGGCATCTCCCTCATCATCACCATCACCGAGGGCATCCCCGTCAACGACATGGTGCGCGCCAAGCGCTACCTGCAGGGCAAGCCGGGCGTGCGCCTCATCGGCCCCAACTGCCCGGGCGTGATTACGCCGGGCGCCAAGTGCAAGATCGGCATCATGCCGGGCCACATCCACAAGCCGGGCCGCATCGGCGTGGTGTCCCGCTCCGGCACGCTGACCTACGAGGCCGTGCACCAGCTCACCCAGCTGGGCCTGGGCCAGTCCACCGCCGTGGGCATCGGCGGGGACCCGGTCAACGGCACGGACTTCGTGGACGTGCTGAAGCTCTTCAACGCGGACCCGGAGACGGACGCGGTCATCATGATTGGTGAGATCGGCGGCAGCGCCGAGGAGGCGGGTGCGGAGTACGTCGCTCGCGAGTTCACCAAGCCCATCGCCGGCTTCATCGCCGGCCAGTCGGCGCCCCCGGGCAAGCGCATGGGCCACGCCGGCGCCATCATCTCCGGTGGCAAGGGCACGGCGACCGAGAAGATGAAGGCCATGGAGGCCGCCGGCTTCCTGATGGCCGCCAGCCCCGCCGAGCTGGGCACCACCCTCCAGGAGGCCCTCAAGCGGGGCGCTCCCAAGAAGCGCTGATTCGCAGCGCCAAACCCCAACGAGAACAAGGAGCCAGTCACATGGCCATCGAGCGCACGCTGTCCATCATCAAGCCGGACGGTCTGGAGAAGGGCGTCATCGGGAAGATCATCAGCCGCTTCGAGGAGAAGGGTCTGAAGCCGGTCGCCATCCGGCTGCAGCAGCTCTCCCAGAAGGAGGCCGAGGGCTTCTACGCGGTCCACAAGGCCCGGCCCTTCTTCAAGGACCTGGTGCAGTTCATGATCTCCGGCCCGGTCGTCCTGATGGTGCTGGAGGGTGAGAACGCCGTCCTGGGCAACCGCGACATCATGGGCGCCACCAACCCGGCCCAGGCCGCCGCCGGCACCATCCGCAAGGACTTCGCCACCAGCATCGACAAGAACACGGTGCACGGCTCGGACAGCCTGGAGAACGCGAAGATCGAGATCGCGTACTTCTTCCGCGAGACGGAAATCCAGCCGTACCCGTACCAGAAGTAGGCAGCCGGGCCTCCTCCGAGGCCTCGCTCCGGCCCGGTGTCCACGCCCGTGAAGGTGTGGGCCCGGGCCGTTGTTCTTCCAGGGAAGGGCCTGGAAGCGTCCAACAGGCGGGTAGGGGAGCGTGCGCTCCTTTGACTTGCCGTGCCCAGGTGTGGGAAGGGACGCCCTTGGGCCCTCCGTTAACAGCCCAACGACGATGTCCGAGACCTCCGCCAATACCCTCCCAGTCACCGAGCCGCTGCCGGCTCCCGCGCCCGCGAAGCTGGTGGACGTGGCCAGCCTGTCGCTGGAAGGCCTCACGCGCTTCGTCACCGAGACGCTGGGGGAGCGCTCCTTCCGCGCGCCGCAGATCTACCGCTGGCTGCACCAGCGCGGCGTCACCTCGTTCGACGAGATGACGGACCTGTCCAAGGCCCTGCGCGAGAAGCTCAAGGCCCAGGCGGAGATCGTCCCGCTGGTGAAGGACACGGAGCTGCGCAGCACCGACGGCACCATCAAGTACCGGTGGAAGACGCGGGACGGGCGCTTCATCGAGTCCGTCTACATGCCCACCGAGGACCGCAAGACGCTGTGCGTGTCCACCCAGGTGGGCTGCGCCATGGCGTGCGGCTTCTGCATGACGGGCACCATGGGGCTCAAGCGCAACCTCACCCCCGGGGAGATCGTCGCCCAGGTCCACGCGGTGAACCGCGAAGTCCGGAAGAACGAGGGGCTGGAGACCTACCGCCCGCTCAGCAACCTGGTGTTCATGGGCATGGGCGAGCCCCTGCACAACTTCGAGAACCTCAAGACGGCGCTCTCCATCCTCCAGTCGCAGGACGGGCCCAACTTCAGCCACCGGCACATCACCGTCTCCACGGTGGGCCTGGTGCCGATGATCGAGCGCTTCGGCCAGGAGACGGACGTCAAGCTGGCCATCTCCCTCAACGCCAGCACCGACGAGCAGCGCAGCAAGACGATGCCCGTCAACCGCAAGTGGAACATCGCGGCGCTGCTGGACGCGTGCCGGAAGTTCCCGCTGCGCCAGGGGCGCCGCATCACCTTCGAGTACGTGCTCATCTCGGGCTTCAACGACGCCGATGAGGACGCGCACCGGCTCATCGAGCTGCTGAAGGGAATCCCGGTGAAGGTGAACCTGATTCCCTACAACGAGAACCCCGGGCTGGGGTTCCACACCACCGGGGAGGAGCGGGCGGAGCAGTTCCGCGCCATCCTCGCCGATGGGCACATCGCAGCCTACATCCGCAGGAACCGGGGTCGGGACATCGCCGGTGCCTGCGGACAGCTCGCCAACCAGGGCGAGGCCCCCGTAGAGGGCACGACATAACATCCCGAGCTTCCTTGACAATCTAGCGGGTGCGGCGGTAAGAGCGCCCCCCTTCTCACAGATGTAACCTGTTCGTTGGAGCACTCAATGGCCGTCGTCCTCCGTCTCGCCCGCGCGGGCGCCAAGAAGAAGCCGTACTACCACGTGGTCGCCACCGACTCCCGGAACCCCCGGGATGGCAAGTTCATCGAGGCCGTGGGCGCGTATGACCCCAACCTCGAGCCCCCCAAGGTGGAGTTCAACGAGGAGCGGCTGAACTACTGGCTGAAGACGGGCGCGACTCCCTCCGAGACGGTCGCGGACCTCATCAAGGTCGCCGCGAAGGCGAAGCCGGCCGCTCCCGCGGTCTGAAGCGCGCTTCGCTGAGCGGACGTGGAGCAGCTTCTTACCTATCTGGCGCGGGCCCTGGTCGACCAACCGGACCAGGTCAGCCTGCGTATCTCCGACGCGGAAGGCGCCCGGCTCTTCGAGCTGAAGGTCGCCCCCGAGGACGTCGGCAAGGTCATCGGCCGTGACGGGCGCACCGTGAATGCCCTCCGGACGCTGCTCAATGCCGCTGCGCAGAAGGCCGGGCAGAAGGTCCGCCTGGAGATTCTCGACGACCGGCGCAACGCGGCTGGCGCGCCTGGCGCCGCACCGCCGCCGGCCGCACCGGACGCCTCGCGGTGACGACCTCGCCGCACCTGGAGCTCGGCTACGTCGCACGCGCGCATGGGCTGCGTGGCGAGGTGGCCGTGCGCACGTTCGACCCGGCATCGGATGCGCTCGACGTGGTGGAGCGCCTCCTGCTGCGCACCCGCTCCGGTGAGGAGCGTGAGGTGTGGCTGGAGGGCGTGCGCCCCACGCCCAAGGAGAACATCGTCGTCATCGAGGGCGTGGAGACCCGCGAGGACGCCGAGGCGCTCGTCGGCTCCAAGGTGTTCGTCTTCCGCGAGGACCTGGAGCCCCCGGCCGAGGGCGAGTTCTTCCAGGGCGACCTGGTGGGCCTCACCGCCGTGGACGAGGCCGGCGCGGAACTGGGCCTCGTGGAGGAGATCTGGGCCACCGGCGAGGTGCCCAACCTCGTCATCCGCGCGCCCCAGCGCCCGGAGCTGGTGGTGCCCTTCGCGGACGAGTTCGTGCCCACGGTGGACCTCGCCGCCCGTCGCATCGTCATCCGTCCTCCCGAGTACGTGGAGGTGGGGCGCCACGAGAAGGGGCCCCGGGCTCCGGACTCCGAGGCGGCCGCCGCCGATGAGGCGGACTCCGTAGAGGGCGCCGGGGACGCCGGTGCTGACGACGGCTCCGGGGCCCCGGAATGAGCACGCCGTTCCGGGTGGAGCTGCTCACGCTGTTCCCCGGCATGGTGTCCGGATACCTGGGGGCGAGCATCCTCGGGAAGGCCCAGGAGAAGGGCCTGCTGTCCGCCACCGTCACCGACGTGCGCGAGTACGCGGAGGGCAAGCACCGCGTCACCGACGATGCGCCCTATGGCGGCGGCGCGGGCATGGTGATGAAGCCGGAGCCGCTGGTGGCGGCGATTGAAGCCGCCCGGACGCGGCTGCCTGGCGCCAGGGCGCTGCTGATGAGCCCGCGAGGGCCCGCCTTCACCCAGGCCACGGCCCGCGAGCTGGTGCGCCACGAGGCCGGGCTGATCCTGGTGTGCGGCCGCTACGAGGGCGTGGACGAGCGGGTGATGGCGCACCTGGACGGGGAGCTGTCCCTGGGGGACTTCGTCCTCACCGGGGGCGAGGTGGCCGCCATGGCGGTGGTGGACGCGGTGGCGCGGCTGGTGCCCGGCGTGCTGGGCAACGTGGACTCGTCCGTCACCGAGAGCTTCGAGGAGGGGCTGCTGGAGCACCCCCATTACACCCGCCCGCCCGTCTTCCGGGGGAGCGAGGTGCCCGCCGTCCTCCAGTCCGGGGACCATGCCCGCATCGCCCGCTGGCGCCGCTGGAAGTCGCTGATGCTCACCCGGGAGCGCCGTCCGGACCTGTTTGCCCGCCTGGAGCTATCAGCAGCCGACCAGAAACTGCTGGCCCGCCGGGAGGAAGACCTGTAACCCTGAGCGTTCCCAGCGGGTTGGCTCATCAGTGGGCTTGTCCGACACCGCTCTCTCTGGTAGTACGGCCCGCTCTTTCACGCGCCCAGCGCGTCAGTTTCCGATTTTCCGGAGTCCGTCATGCGTAACGCCGCCATTCAGTACGTCGAGGCCAAGTTCCTGCGCCAGGACGTCGCCGAGTTCCGTCCCGGTGACAACGTGCGCGTCCACTGGAAGGTGAAGGAGGGCGAGAAGGAGCGCGTGCAGGCCTTCGAGGGCGTCGTCATCCGCAAGAGCGGCGCTTCGCACCGCGCCACCTTCGCCGTGCGCAAGATGTCCTTCGGCGTCGGCGTGGAGCGCATCTTCCCCCTCCACAGCCCCCGCTACGAGAAGATCGAGGTCCTCTCCCGCGGTGACGTGAACCGCAGCCGCCTGTTCTACCTCCGCGACCGCAAGGGCAAGGCCGCCCGCGTGGACGTGCAGGAGGAGCCGACGGCCGCTGGCCTGGCCCAGTCCGCCGCCGCCAAGGCCGCGAAGGCTGCGAAGGCCCCCAAGAACGCCTAGTCGGCGTCTGGAACGCCTGCCTGCCCTCGCGGGCCGGCCGGGTGTCATGAAAAGGAGCGTCCGATCCCGGGCGCTCCTTTTTTCATTCGCGCTAACATGCGCGAGCCATGCAATTCGCCGAAGTCGCCGTCCAGAACGTCCGGGGCTTCTCGCCCGCGGGGCGGTTTGCCCTCAAGGCCGGGTACCTCGTCCTCAAGCCGCCCACGGCCGAGGCGAGTCCCCTGGCGGGCCTGTCCCTCGCGCTGCTCTTCGCCGACGGGCGCGGCGGTGACGCCAGCTTCCTGACGCCTGGCGCGAAGACGGGCAAGGCGGCCCTCACCTTCGTGGGCGTGGACGGGGTGACGTACCGCGTGCTGCGCGAGCTGGGGGGCTCCGGGACGCTGCACCGGATGAACAAGGCCACGCAGCAGGCGGAGCTGGTGTCCTCGGACTCGTCGGAGATCAGCCAGTTCCTCCGGGGCCAGGCGGGCCTTCCTCCGCGCACGACGTTCGAGCAGGTGTACTGCCTGCAGCCGGCGCAGCTGCCCTCGCGGAGGCCTCGCAAGCCGGCGGCCGGTGCGACGAAGGTCGACCCCAAGACGTCCGGGAAGTTCCCCTCGCTGGCCTCGGCGCCCGCGGTGATGCCCGCGGAGGACATCTCCGCCGCCGAGGCGAAGCTGCGCGCGCTCGAGCAGGAGCTGGTCGGCGCGAGCGAGGTGGATCAGCTCCAGTTCAAGGTGGACGGCCTGTCCTCACAGGTCTTCGATGCCGAGCAACGGCTGAAGGGCACCGACGGGCTGAAGGCGGCCATCTCCGACGCGGAGGCCGCGTGGCGTGCGGCGCCCACGCCGGAGTCGCTCGGGCTGCCGCAGGACATCCTCAGCCGCGTGCAGCGCTACCCCAAGGTGGTGGCGAAGCGGGATGACGCACTGGCCCGGCTGAACGCGGACCGCGACGCGGAGGCGGAGGCGGTGCCCGCGCAGGTGGAGTCCCTGAAGGAGAACCGCGTGTTCTGGGCGGGCATCGGGGCTGGCGTGCTCTTCCTGGGGCTGAGCCTGGGCCTGGGCTTCGGCGTGGACAGCACCTTCCGCTACCTGGCCCTGCTGAACATCCCGTCGTTCGGCGTGGCCGCCTTCATGGCGCTGCGCTACGTGGACGAAGTGCAGAAGGCGTCCCGGCACGGTGGCAAGGAGAACCGGTTCGACGCTCGCGAGAAGAAGATCCTCGACGAGTTCGAGGCCGAGGCCGCCCCGCTGCGCATGGCGCAGAAGGCGCTCGGCGTGGAGAGCCTGGAGGACATCGCGCCCACCCTGGAGCGCAAGGAATTGCTGGGCGCGCGCGTGGTGGAGCTGAAGGACCAGCTCCAGGCCATGGAGGCGGACCCCGACTTCGTGGCGGCGGTGACGCAGCGGCAGGCATTGAAGGAGCAACTGGACGCGCTGAACGCCGAGCTGACGCAGAAGGGCTCGTACGTGCGCGACATCCGCGAGGTGGAGCGGGAGATGGGCCGGGTGAAGGAGTCCATCGCCCTGGCCAAGGCGCCACCGGCCCCCGCGGCGCCGAGCGCGGATGGCACTCCGGCGCCGGTGGAGGCGCTGGAGGACCCGTCCCCCGTGCTGCTGTCCCAGGCCGCGGACGTCTTCACCACGGACGTGCTGTCGGTGCAGGGGATGCTGAAGGAGCGGTGCCTCCAGTACCTCACCGCGCTGACGGACCGGCGCTATCAGGGCATCGAGTGGGACAAGGAGGGTCGGGCCTTCGTGCTCGCGGCCGGCAAGCGCATCCCCGTGGGCGAGCTGCCGCCGAAGGACCTGGACCTGTACTACCTGGCCCTGCGGATGACGGTGGTGGAGAAGGCGAGCGCCCGCGTGAAGCGCCCCTTCGTGCTGGAGGACGTCTTCACCGGCGTGGAGGAGGTGAAGCTGCCCCTCATCGCCCGCATGCTCAAGCACCTGGGCACGCTGACGCAGGTGCTGCACGTGACGGGGCACCCCGGCTTCGCGCAGATGGCGGACGGCACCGTCAACGTGTAGGGCGAGCCGGCGGTGTGCCGCCCTTGAAGGGCGCCCTCGACGTAGGGTCTCCTCGGAAAGCACGCTTCCGGGGCGATCCGTCGGGTGGCGGGTGGCACCAGGCTGTCGGACAGTCCTACAGGTTGCCGCGGAGTCAGCGGGTGGCCGCAGGCTGTCGCGCCACCCGACGGGTTGCCTTGATGTCAGAGGGCGTCGCTAGGGTGTCAGGTAACCTGGCGGGTTGCCTCCACGGTGGAGGGCCGGCAGGGGCACAGGCATCGGGCGACGTGGCGGGAGCCTCCTCCTGGGAGGACCGCCGGGGAGGGTGGATGGGACGGATGGAGGCGGGGAAGCGGCGGGAGTACGGGGACGCGGCGGAGGCGGCGGCGGTGGCGCTCCTGGAGGCGGATGGGTGGCGCGTGCTGGCGCGCAACTGGACGTGCCGCTACGGGGAGCTGGACATCGTGGCGGAGCGGGGCGACACCGTGTGCTTCGTGGAGGTGCGGATGCGCTCCACCGCGGTGTGGGGAGACCCGTCGCACACCGTGTCCTTCGCCAAGCAGCGCAGGGTGGTGAAGGCGGCGCTGCACTATCTGTTCGCCAACGAGCTGGGCGAGCGGATGATGCGTTTCGACGTGATTTCGGTGGTGGGGCGCGGAGAGCGTGCCACCGTGGAGCACATCCCCGGCGCCTTCGACGCGGGCATGTGAGAGGACACCATGGCTGGAACGCTCTATCTGGTGGCCACGCCCATCGGAAACCTGGGGGATGTCACGTCGCGGGCGCTGGAGACGCTGCGCACAGTGCGCTTCATCGCCTGTGAGGACACGCGCCACTCGCGGGTGCTGCTGGACCACTTCGGCATCGGCGGGAAGGACCTGGTGAGCCTGCCGGCCTTCGCGGAGGGGCAGCGGGCCGGGCGCATCCTGGACCGCATCGTCGAGGGCGAGGACTGCGCGCTCGTGACGGACGCGGGCAGCCCCGCCATCAGCGACCCGGGAGAGCGTCTGGTGGCCGAGGCGCTGGAGCGCGGGGTGACGGTGGTGCCCATTCCGGGCCCCACGGCCCTGGTGGCGGCGCTGAGTGCGTCCGGGCTGCCCACGGGCCGCTTCCACTTCCTGGGCTTCCTGCCGCGCAAGGGGGCGGAGCGCCGGGCCATGCTGGAGGAGGTGGCGCAGCTGTCCGCCACGCTGGTCCTCTACGAGTCTCCGCGCCGGGTGGGTGAGACGCTGCCCGACCTGCTGGACGCCTGGGGCGACCGGCGCGCATGCGTGGCGCGCGAGCTGACGAAGCTGCACGAGGAGTTCGCGCGGGGCACGCTGTCGGAGCTTTCGGCCCGCTACGCGGCGGAGGAGCCCCGGGGCGAGGTTGTGGTGCTGGTGGAAGGCCGCACCGGCGAGCGCCGCTGGTCCGAGGAGGAGCTGAAGCGGGCCTTGGAGGAGGGGCTGTCGCGCGGCGAGAAGCTCAAGGCGCTGAGCACCGAGCTGGCCCGCCGCGCGGGCTGGGCCGGTCAGGACGTCTACCGGCTGGGCCTATCACTGAAGCGGTGAGGCGCGGAGGGAAGGCCCCTCACGCGCCCACGGCCGCTAGAAGTTGAACGTCGCGCTCAGGTCGAAGCGGAACGACGTGCTCTCCACGGCGCGGAAGCGGCGGGAGACCAGGTCATAGCGCCAGTCGAAGCTGGGGTTGAGCTCCGGCGAGCCGGGATCTGCGTCCACATCGCCGTCGCCGCTCACGTCCTTGCCGATGTCCTCGGACGTGAGCGTGTGGTCGGTGTTGTAGAGGAAGGTGCCGGCGGCGCGGATGGTGAAGGACTCGGCCGCGCGCGCGTTGACGCCGAGCATGCCGCCCACCTGGAAGTAGTCCTCGGAGGTGAGCAGCTTGCGCAGCGCCGAGCTGAGCTCGTTGTAGTACCGGCCCCGGCCCACGTAGTTGCCGATGGTGCGCAAGTCCAGGGCGAACCGCTGGCCCTTCTCCGGCTTGTCGAAGGGAACCAGCTCGATACCGAAGAGCATGCCGCCCTGCGACGGCGCCTTGATGCCCAGCTCCTTGCGCGTCCACGGGCCCGTGAAGCAGTTGCCTTGAGCGCCCAGGTTCTGAGCATCCGGGAGCAGTTCGGGGTCCGCCTGGTCGCAGTTGGAGTAGATGCCCGGGCCGCGCACGGGGATGGTGTAGTGGGCCTTGAAGTAGGGCTCGGCCACGCCCATGCGGCGCGAGAAGGACGTGTAGAGCTGGTACTTGTGGACGCGGTCACCGACGTTGCCCCGGTTGTCCGGGTTCGTGGTGTCCACGCTCGGGTCGCGCTGCTTCGCGGTGGGGGCCTCGTAGTCCAGGCCGACAATCCACGTGGGCTTG containing:
- a CDS encoding S41 family peptidase, which translates into the protein MSLRPWHLLLLCLLVVPGLAAGADAPADVVLDAKARGRILEAVITQVRTRHYSTEKAALAERLLRSRVKRGDYDAITGGRQLADVLTEHLVRDGQDAHFIVIFSPQPVPKNLGLPWEPAPPEVQAFRAQRKERRRKLAHRDAYGVNRVERLDGNVGYLRLTSFPEVEFGGDAATAAMRLLSGTDALIIDLRGNGGGDGELVAMYLGWLLPEPTHVLDTVWKGRGTEQLHTPAYLPAGRYGDKEVYVLTDGHTFSAAESLAYDLQARKRARVVGERTRGGANPGVALPVDEHFVVGVPMGQTVHAVTKTSWEGVGVKPDVPVAAEDALRTAHVAALTALVKRATEAEQQEELQAALEALGASTKP
- the sucC gene encoding ADP-forming succinate--CoA ligase subunit beta, producing MKIHEYQGKEIFRKYGVPTPKGILALSPNEAEAAAKQLGTPVVVVKAQIHAGGRGKGGGVKLAKSPAEAKDLAKQMLGMKLKTIQTGPEGQTVHKVYIEEGLAIGQELYLGVTLDRATSRVTFMASREGGVEIEEVAEKHPEKILREAVDPAVGFTDFQGRKLAFGLGLTGPTVNKFVQFCSSLYRMFMETDASIVEVNPLVILKDGGVVALDAKVNFDENALYRHKELLEYRDLAEEEPRETQAKEWDLAYIALDGNIGCMVNGAGLAMATMDTIKLVGGAPANFLDVGGGASKEKVTAAFKLILADPAVKAVLVNIFGGIMKCDVIAEGIIAAAKEVKLQVPLVVRLEGTNVEKGKELLRNSGLAITPADNLRQAAEKAVAAIK
- the sucD gene encoding succinate--CoA ligase subunit alpha, giving the protein MSILVNENTKVVCQGITGSAGSFHSKQMMEYGTKLVAGVTPGKGGTDFEGKVPVFNTVADAVKQAGANTSVIFVPPPFAADSIMEAADAGISLIITITEGIPVNDMVRAKRYLQGKPGVRLIGPNCPGVITPGAKCKIGIMPGHIHKPGRIGVVSRSGTLTYEAVHQLTQLGLGQSTAVGIGGDPVNGTDFVDVLKLFNADPETDAVIMIGEIGGSAEEAGAEYVAREFTKPIAGFIAGQSAPPGKRMGHAGAIISGGKGTATEKMKAMEAAGFLMAASPAELGTTLQEALKRGAPKKR
- the ndk gene encoding nucleoside-diphosphate kinase → MAIERTLSIIKPDGLEKGVIGKIISRFEEKGLKPVAIRLQQLSQKEAEGFYAVHKARPFFKDLVQFMISGPVVLMVLEGENAVLGNRDIMGATNPAQAAAGTIRKDFATSIDKNTVHGSDSLENAKIEIAYFFRETEIQPYPYQK
- the rlmN gene encoding 23S rRNA (adenine(2503)-C(2))-methyltransferase RlmN — its product is MSETSANTLPVTEPLPAPAPAKLVDVASLSLEGLTRFVTETLGERSFRAPQIYRWLHQRGVTSFDEMTDLSKALREKLKAQAEIVPLVKDTELRSTDGTIKYRWKTRDGRFIESVYMPTEDRKTLCVSTQVGCAMACGFCMTGTMGLKRNLTPGEIVAQVHAVNREVRKNEGLETYRPLSNLVFMGMGEPLHNFENLKTALSILQSQDGPNFSHRHITVSTVGLVPMIERFGQETDVKLAISLNASTDEQRSKTMPVNRKWNIAALLDACRKFPLRQGRRITFEYVLISGFNDADEDAHRLIELLKGIPVKVNLIPYNENPGLGFHTTGEERAEQFRAILADGHIAAYIRRNRGRDIAGACGQLANQGEAPVEGTT
- the rpsP gene encoding 30S ribosomal protein S16, giving the protein MAVVLRLARAGAKKKPYYHVVATDSRNPRDGKFIEAVGAYDPNLEPPKVEFNEERLNYWLKTGATPSETVADLIKVAAKAKPAAPAV
- a CDS encoding KH domain-containing protein, giving the protein MEQLLTYLARALVDQPDQVSLRISDAEGARLFELKVAPEDVGKVIGRDGRTVNALRTLLNAAAQKAGQKVRLEILDDRRNAAGAPGAAPPPAAPDASR
- the trmD gene encoding tRNA (guanosine(37)-N1)-methyltransferase TrmD; translation: MSTPFRVELLTLFPGMVSGYLGASILGKAQEKGLLSATVTDVREYAEGKHRVTDDAPYGGGAGMVMKPEPLVAAIEAARTRLPGARALLMSPRGPAFTQATARELVRHEAGLILVCGRYEGVDERVMAHLDGELSLGDFVLTGGEVAAMAVVDAVARLVPGVLGNVDSSVTESFEEGLLEHPHYTRPPVFRGSEVPAVLQSGDHARIARWRRWKSLMLTRERRPDLFARLELSAADQKLLARREEDL
- the rplS gene encoding 50S ribosomal protein L19, which codes for MRNAAIQYVEAKFLRQDVAEFRPGDNVRVHWKVKEGEKERVQAFEGVVIRKSGASHRATFAVRKMSFGVGVERIFPLHSPRYEKIEVLSRGDVNRSRLFYLRDRKGKAARVDVQEEPTAAGLAQSAAAKAAKAAKAPKNA
- a CDS encoding AAA family ATPase, whose protein sequence is MQFAEVAVQNVRGFSPAGRFALKAGYLVLKPPTAEASPLAGLSLALLFADGRGGDASFLTPGAKTGKAALTFVGVDGVTYRVLRELGGSGTLHRMNKATQQAELVSSDSSEISQFLRGQAGLPPRTTFEQVYCLQPAQLPSRRPRKPAAGATKVDPKTSGKFPSLASAPAVMPAEDISAAEAKLRALEQELVGASEVDQLQFKVDGLSSQVFDAEQRLKGTDGLKAAISDAEAAWRAAPTPESLGLPQDILSRVQRYPKVVAKRDDALARLNADRDAEAEAVPAQVESLKENRVFWAGIGAGVLFLGLSLGLGFGVDSTFRYLALLNIPSFGVAAFMALRYVDEVQKASRHGGKENRFDAREKKILDEFEAEAAPLRMAQKALGVESLEDIAPTLERKELLGARVVELKDQLQAMEADPDFVAAVTQRQALKEQLDALNAELTQKGSYVRDIREVEREMGRVKESIALAKAPPAPAAPSADGTPAPVEALEDPSPVLLSQAADVFTTDVLSVQGMLKERCLQYLTALTDRRYQGIEWDKEGRAFVLAAGKRIPVGELPPKDLDLYYLALRMTVVEKASARVKRPFVLEDVFTGVEEVKLPLIARMLKHLGTLTQVLHVTGHPGFAQMADGTVNV
- a CDS encoding YraN family protein; the encoded protein is MGRMEAGKRREYGDAAEAAAVALLEADGWRVLARNWTCRYGELDIVAERGDTVCFVEVRMRSTAVWGDPSHTVSFAKQRRVVKAALHYLFANELGERMMRFDVISVVGRGERATVEHIPGAFDAGM
- the rsmI gene encoding 16S rRNA (cytidine(1402)-2'-O)-methyltransferase, translating into MAGTLYLVATPIGNLGDVTSRALETLRTVRFIACEDTRHSRVLLDHFGIGGKDLVSLPAFAEGQRAGRILDRIVEGEDCALVTDAGSPAISDPGERLVAEALERGVTVVPIPGPTALVAALSASGLPTGRFHFLGFLPRKGAERRAMLEEVAQLSATLVLYESPRRVGETLPDLLDAWGDRRACVARELTKLHEEFARGTLSELSARYAAEEPRGEVVVLVEGRTGERRWSEEELKRALEEGLSRGEKLKALSTELARRAGWAGQDVYRLGLSLKR